The Mytilus trossulus isolate FHL-02 chromosome 3, PNRI_Mtr1.1.1.hap1, whole genome shotgun sequence genome contains a region encoding:
- the LOC134710870 gene encoding uncharacterized protein LOC134710870, protein MGTTSSKNGHSNKGQVLQQQPVQPPQPPYNGIPCDYQFLRIDIPFTIQMNLSFLSNPNMQMATSDPNAYVPHLTQMYDLGYRLLSFQLTPGSIQSSGFMTMSSTTTLRAQAIFRKNEPKFQPDERFSLQVIKSSIESGTFLTGVHSMSHTSSQTQTQTQHLYQMINDYACRGCRLRCIEITGCYRPPQDLNMYGPQTMGVGSGMAYGQGHLHSRSRIYGVDLFFEIPQHPSPELYQYQAVPLKFTAQLNVSMGFGTPNQNWGLQLDWQGVMNQYLGTGWRLIEVFNDMSADTSSGMTGFGSSSTTSILNIIFIFEKSQSRLNDNTPMYEGTMVEYQAPGSVSAGIGTSTMVIDTNWDNVIGNMGNQGWELITILQTPATTTKMQFMGASMTSLMWMFFQRQIVSASLPPIGFDPPAPVLPYKQ, encoded by the exons atggGTACTACTTCAAGCAAAAATGGACACTCTAATAAGGGGCAAGTTTTACAACAACAGCCTGTTCAGCCTCCGCAACCTCCCTACAATGGCATTCCATGTGATTACCAATTCCTTAGAATAGACATTCCTTTTactattcaaatgaacttatcATTCCTTAGTAACCCTAATATGCAAATGGCTACATCAGATCCAAATGCATATGTACCGCATCTCACACAGATGTATGACCTTGGATACCGGCTTTTGTCCTTCCAGCTAACACCGGGATCTATTCAATCATCGGGATTTATGACCATGTCATCTACAACAACACTTCGTGCACAGGCAATATTCCgaaaaaatgaaccaaaattcCAACCAGACGAAAGATTTTCGCTGCAAGTAATAAAATCATCGATTGAATCTGGAACCTTTCTTACTGGAGTTCATTCTATGTCCCATACATCGTCACAAACACAGACGCAAACTCAGCATTTGTATCAAATGATAAACGACTACGCATGTCGAGGGTGTCGTCTGCGCTGTATAGAAATCACCGGATGTTACAGACCTCCACAAGATCTAAATATGTACGGTCCTCAGACTATGGGAGTAGGGAGTGGTATGGCTTATGGACAGGGTCACTTGCATTCGAGGAGCAGAA tttatGGCGTCGATTTATTCTTTGAAATACCACAACACCCTTCACCGGAATTGTACCAGTACCAAGCTGTCCCACTGAAATTTACCGCGCAGTTAAATGTTAGCATGGGATTTGGTACCCCAAATCAGAATTGGGGGTTACAATTAGACTGGCAAGGAGTAATGAATCAATATCTAGGAACAGGATGGCGTCTAATAGAAGTGTTTAACGATATGTCAGCTGATACCTCCTCGGGTATGACTGGATTTGGTTCAAGCTCAACCACATCGATTTTAAACATAATCTTTATATTTGAGAAATCCCAGTCTCGTTTGAATGACAACACACCAATGTATGAAGGAACTATGGTTGAATACCAAGCTCCAGGATCAGTATCAGCTGGGATTGGCACATCTACCATGGTGATAGATACTAACTGGGACAATGTTATTGGAAATATGGGAAATCAAGGATGGGAGCTAATAACCATACTCCAAACACCAGCAACAACAACTAAAATGCAGTTTATGGGAGCTTCAATGACAAGTTTGATGTGGATGTTTTTCCAACGACAAATAGTATCAGCTTCTCTACCACCAATTGGATTTGATCCACCTGCTCCAGTTCTTCCTTACAAGCAATAA